In Devosia chinhatensis, the following are encoded in one genomic region:
- the gyrA gene encoding DNA gyrase subunit A: MRKSYLDYAMSVIVSRALPDVRDGLKPVHRRILFSMSENGYEYNKPFRKSARVVGDVIGKYHPHGDSAVYMALVRMAQEFSMGQMLVEGQGNFGSVDGDMPAAMRYTEVRMQRITNSLLDDLDKDTVDFRDNYDGSEREPTVLPARFPNMLVNGGGGIAVGMATNIPTHNLAETINAALAVLDNPAILTEELLEHLPGPDFPTGGIILGRAGIRQAYETGRGSIIVRGRSTIEEVRKEREAIVITEIPYQVNKASMVEKIAELVRDKRIEGIADLRDESSREGMRVVVEVKRDALPDVVLNQLYRFTPLQSSFGCNFVALNGGKPELMNLKQILDAFIEFREEVVTRRARFLLNKARDRAHVLVGLAIAVANIDEVIALIRTAPDPATAREQLMTRRWPAADVEPLIRLIDDPRHRINDDGTFNLSEEQARAILELRLARLTALGRDEIGDELNGLGAEIEDYLDILRSRERVRSIIRTELEEIREQFGTPRRTEISDHAADFDDEDLIAREDMVVTVSHAGYIKRVPLSTYRAQNRGGKGRSGMATRDEDFVARLFVANTHTPVLFFTSRGIAYKLKVWRLPLSAANARGKALINILPLEQGERITSIMPLPEDETSWGNLDIMFATTRGTVRRNSLADFVEVRQNGKIAMKLDEGDEIVGVETCTTNNDLLLTTALGQAIRFRVDDVRLFKGRDSMGVRGIQLADGDKVISMAVINHSDADAEQRAAYLKMSRAVRGEAESDEAGSDEADVVAGALSPELYAQMSASEQFILAISENGYGKRTSSHEYRITGRGGKGIVAMAVNKRNGNLVASFPVEDEDQIMLISDGGQTIRLPVGGDKPIRIVSRGSQGVIVFDTAEDEKVVSVERISEPEEDEVDGAAPPPDEPAAE, encoded by the coding sequence ATGCGCAAGAGCTATCTCGATTACGCCATGAGCGTGATCGTCAGCCGCGCGCTGCCGGATGTGCGGGATGGTCTCAAGCCGGTGCACCGGCGCATCCTGTTCTCGATGAGCGAGAACGGCTACGAATATAACAAGCCGTTCCGCAAATCGGCCCGCGTGGTCGGCGACGTGATCGGTAAGTATCACCCGCATGGCGACAGTGCCGTCTACATGGCGCTGGTGCGCATGGCCCAGGAATTTTCCATGGGCCAGATGCTGGTCGAGGGGCAGGGCAATTTCGGCTCGGTCGACGGCGATATGCCTGCGGCGATGCGCTACACCGAAGTGCGCATGCAGCGGATCACCAATTCGCTGCTCGACGATCTCGACAAGGACACGGTCGATTTCCGCGACAATTACGACGGCTCGGAACGAGAACCGACCGTATTGCCGGCGCGGTTCCCCAACATGCTGGTCAATGGCGGCGGCGGCATCGCGGTGGGCATGGCCACCAACATTCCCACGCACAACCTGGCAGAGACCATCAACGCGGCCCTTGCCGTGCTGGACAATCCGGCCATCCTCACCGAGGAGCTGCTCGAGCACCTGCCGGGCCCCGACTTCCCGACGGGCGGCATTATCCTCGGGCGGGCGGGCATTCGCCAGGCCTATGAGACAGGTCGTGGTTCGATCATCGTGCGCGGGCGTTCGACCATCGAGGAAGTGCGCAAGGAACGCGAAGCCATCGTCATCACCGAGATCCCGTATCAGGTGAACAAGGCTTCCATGGTCGAAAAGATCGCCGAACTGGTGCGCGACAAGCGCATCGAAGGCATCGCCGACCTGCGCGACGAATCCAGCCGCGAGGGCATGCGCGTGGTGGTCGAGGTCAAGCGCGATGCGCTGCCCGACGTGGTGCTGAACCAGCTCTACCGCTTTACGCCGCTGCAATCCTCCTTCGGGTGCAACTTCGTAGCACTCAATGGCGGCAAGCCGGAGCTGATGAACCTCAAGCAGATCCTCGATGCCTTCATCGAGTTCCGCGAAGAAGTGGTCACCCGCCGTGCCCGGTTCCTGCTCAACAAGGCCCGCGACCGGGCTCATGTGCTGGTGGGCCTGGCCATTGCCGTGGCCAATATCGACGAGGTCATTGCGCTGATCCGCACCGCGCCCGATCCGGCGACGGCGCGCGAGCAATTGATGACCCGGCGCTGGCCGGCTGCCGATGTCGAGCCGCTGATCCGGCTGATCGACGATCCGCGCCACCGCATCAACGACGATGGCACGTTCAATCTGTCCGAAGAGCAGGCGCGCGCCATCCTCGAACTCCGCCTGGCCCGCCTGACGGCGCTGGGTCGCGATGAAATCGGCGACGAACTCAATGGCCTGGGCGCCGAAATCGAGGACTATCTCGATATCCTGCGGTCGCGCGAGCGCGTTCGGTCCATCATCCGCACCGAGCTCGAAGAGATCCGGGAACAGTTCGGTACGCCACGCCGCACCGAGATTTCCGACCACGCCGCCGATTTCGACGACGAGGACCTGATTGCCCGCGAGGACATGGTCGTGACCGTGAGCCATGCCGGCTACATCAAGCGCGTGCCGCTCTCGACCTATCGGGCGCAGAACCGTGGCGGCAAGGGCCGTTCGGGCATGGCGACGCGCGACGAGGACTTCGTGGCGCGCCTCTTTGTGGCCAATACCCATACCCCGGTGCTGTTCTTCACGAGCCGCGGCATCGCCTACAAGCTCAAGGTCTGGCGCCTGCCGCTGTCTGCAGCCAATGCCCGCGGCAAGGCGCTGATCAATATTCTTCCGCTCGAGCAGGGCGAACGCATCACCTCGATCATGCCGCTGCCGGAGGACGAAACCTCCTGGGGCAATCTCGACATCATGTTCGCCACGACGCGCGGCACGGTGCGCCGTAACTCGCTGGCCGATTTTGTCGAGGTACGCCAGAACGGCAAGATTGCGATGAAGCTCGACGAGGGCGACGAGATCGTGGGCGTGGAAACCTGCACCACCAACAATGACCTGCTGCTGACCACCGCGCTGGGCCAGGCGATCCGCTTCCGGGTGGACGATGTGCGCCTGTTCAAGGGCCGCGATTCCATGGGTGTGCGCGGTATCCAGCTGGCCGACGGCGACAAGGTTATCTCGATGGCTGTGATCAACCATTCGGATGCCGATGCCGAGCAGCGCGCGGCCTATCTCAAGATGAGCCGTGCAGTGCGCGGCGAGGCCGAGAGCGATGAGGCCGGTTCGGACGAGGCCGATGTGGTGGCCGGCGCCTTGAGTCCAGAGCTCTACGCCCAGATGAGCGCCAGCGAGCAGTTCATCCTCGCCATTTCCGAAAACGGCTATGGCAAGCGCACCTCCAGCCACGAATACCGGATTACCGGGCGCGGCGGCAAAGGCATCGTCGCCATGGCCGTCAACAAGCGCAACGGTAATCTGGTCGCTTCCTTCCCGGTGGAAGACGAGGACCAGATCATGCTGATCAGCGATGGTGGGCAGACGATCCGCCTGCCAGTGGGCGGCGACAAGCCGATCCGCATCGTCAGCCGCGGCTCGCAGGGCGTGATCGTGTTCGATACTGCCGAAGACGAAAAGGTCGTTTCGGTGGAACGGATCAGCGAGCCGGAAGAGGACGAGGTGGATGGCGCCGCGCCGCCGCCGGACGAGCCGGCAGCAGAATAG
- a CDS encoding winged helix-turn-helix transcriptional regulator translates to MAQGLEAAAIYVERWNEAASAGGTGACPVRHVLDKIGDKWSMLLVMTLASGAKRFNQLHREMPDISQKMLTQTLRDLQRDGLVARKVFDTKPPSVEYRLTPLGQSLIVPFGHLIEWANQSMPRINAARSHFDGAGAR, encoded by the coding sequence ATGGCGCAGGGACTGGAAGCGGCTGCGATCTATGTGGAGCGCTGGAACGAGGCGGCCTCAGCCGGCGGGACCGGCGCCTGCCCGGTGCGGCATGTGCTCGACAAGATCGGCGACAAGTGGAGCATGCTGCTGGTGATGACCCTGGCCTCGGGCGCCAAACGGTTCAACCAGCTGCATCGGGAAATGCCCGACATTTCCCAGAAGATGCTGACCCAGACGCTGCGTGACCTGCAGCGTGACGGGCTGGTGGCCCGCAAGGTCTTCGATACCAAGCCGCCCTCGGTGGAGTATCGCCTGACCCCGCTGGGCCAATCGCTGATCGTGCCGTTCGGCCATCTGATCGAATGGGCAAACCAGTCCATGCCCCGGATCAATGCCGCGCGCAGCCATTTCGATGGTGCCGGCGCGCGTTGA